One Arachis duranensis cultivar V14167 unplaced genomic scaffold, aradu.V14167.gnm2.J7QH unplaced_Scaffold_232525, whole genome shotgun sequence DNA segment encodes these proteins:
- the LOC127744044 gene encoding cytochrome b6-f complex iron-sulfur subunit, chloroplastic-like yields the protein MKMWRCGSHVARAPYPRKTVASRLRFLTHHHIISSSSIHLPLTVCVSMASTTMPSIAPSQLCSRRSGVLCPSSSCSRKEVKIGKGKGMRVVCMATSIPADRVPDMGKRQLMNLLLLGAVALPSTGMLIPYTYFFVPPGSGSATGGTVAKDALGNDVLADQWLKAHGPGDRTLTQGLKGDPTYLVVEKDRTLATYGINAVCTHLGCVVPWNAAENKFICPCHGSQYNDQGRVVRGPAPLSLALAHCDVDDGKVVFVPWVETDFRTGDAPWWA from the exons ATGAAGATGTGGCGATGTGGCAGCCACGTGGCAAGAGCACCTTATCCAAGAAAAACCGTTGCCTCTCGTTTAAGATTTTTAACCCATCATCATATCATCTCATCATCCTCGattcatcttcctcttactgTTTGTGTAAGCATGGCTTCCACCACAATGCCCTCTATAGCCCCTTCGCAG CTATGTTCTAGGAGGAGTGGGGTACTGTGCCCCTCATCGTCATGTTCAAGGAAAGAGGTGAAGATTGGGAAGGGAAAAGGGATGAGAGTGGTATGCATGGCGACGAGTATTCCAGCTGACAGAGTACCTGACATGGGGAAGAGACAGCTCATGAATCTTCTCCTCCTTGGTGCTGTTGCTCTCCCCTCTACTGGAATGCTCATTCCTTATACCTATTTCTTCGTCCCTCCTGG TTCAGGATCTGCTACTGGTGGTACTGTTGCAAAGGATGCACTTGGAAATGATGTGCTTGCAGACCAATGGCTCAAGGCGCATGGACCTGGTGACCGTACACTTACACAAGGATTGAAG GGAGATCCAACGTACCTTGTGGTGGAGAAAGACAGAACACTGGCAACATATGGGATTAATGCGGTGTGCACTCACCTTGGTTGTGTGGTGCCGTGGAATGCAGCGGAGAACAAGTTCATCTGCCCTTGCCATGGATCTCAGTACAATGACCAAGGAAGAGTTGTCAGAGGACCTGCTCCTTTG TCTCTGGCATTGGCGCATTGTGATGTGGATGATGGGAAGGTGGTGTTTGTTCCATGGGTTGAGACTGATTTCAGAACCGGTGACGCTCCCTGGTGGGCTTAG
- the LOC127744130 gene encoding equilibrative nucleotide transporter 3-like produces MDNSSDVPARVQGKYLAIFVCWLLGNGCLFSWNSMLTIEDYYVYLFPKYHPPRVLTLVYQPFAVGTLAILAYNEAKINTRIRNLFGYTLFFISTLLVLILDLATSGKGGLGTYIGICAISGAFGVADAHVQGGMVGDLSYMRQEFIQSFLAGLAASGALTSALRLITKAAFENSKDGLRKGAILFFAISTFFELVCVLLYAFVFPKIPIVKYYRSKAASEGSKTVSADLAAGGIETLSEEVEGYEKQPERKGIQQLLLENMDYALDMFLIYTLTLSIFPGFLSEDTGSHSLGTWYALVLIAMYNVCDLIGRYIPLVKKLKLESRKLITIMILCRFLLVPAFYFTAKYGDQGWMIFLTSFLGLSNGYLTVCVLTSAPKGYKGPEQNALGNLLVLFLLGGIFAGVTLDWLWLIGKDW; encoded by the exons ATGGATAACAGTAGTGATGTTCCAGCACGTGTTCAG GGAAAATATCTTGCAATATTTGTCTGCTGGCTTCTTGGCAATGGATGTCTTTTTTCATGGAACAGCATGCTGACAATTGAAGATTACTACGTTTACTTGTTTCCG AAATACCATCCTCCTAGGGTGCTTACTCTTGTGTATCAACCATTTGCAGTTGGAACACTTGCAATACTGGCTTATAATGAGGCCAAAATCAACACAAGAATCCGAAACCTATTTGGATACACTCTCTTTTTCATAAGCACTTTATTGGTCTTAATT TTGGATTTAGCAACATCTGGTAAAGGAGGTCTTGGAACTTACATTGGTATATGCGCAATTAGCGGCGCTTTTGGGGTTGCGGATGCTCATGTTCAAGGTGGAATGGTGGGAGATTTGTCTTACATGAGACAAGAATTCATTCAG TCTTTCCTTGCTGGTTTGGCAGCATCTGGTGCATTAACCTCTGCTTTGAGGCTAATCACAAAAGCTGCATTTGAGAATTCTAAGGATGGTCTTCGGAAAGGAGCAA TTCTATTCTTTGCCATATCAACATTCTTTGAGCTTGTTTGTGTTCTTCTCTATGCCTTTGTTTTCCCCAAAATACCAATTGTGAAGTACTACCGTTCAAAAGCAGCATCTGAAGGATCCAAAACTGTTTCAGCTGACCTTGCAGCTGGTGGCATAGAAACATTATCTGAAGAA GTTGAGGGATATGAAAAACAACCAGAGAGGAAGGGAATCCAGCAATTGTTACTAGAAAACATGGATTATGCACTTGACATGTTCCTAATATATACTCTCACACTATCCATCTTCCCTGGGTTCCTATCAGAAGATACTGGATCACACAGCCTAGGCACATG GTATGCTCTTGTTTTGATTGCAATGTACAATGTATGTGATCTGATTGGAAGATACATTCCACTAGTGAAGAAGTTGAAGTTGGAGTCCAGGAAGTTGATAACAATAATGATTCTTTGTCGGTTCCTACTTGTTCCAGCATTTTATTTCACTGCAAAGTATGGTGACCAAGGTTGGATGATATTCTTGACATCCTTCTTGGGCTTGTCCAATGGTTACCTTACTGTATGTGTTCTTACATCTGCACCAAAAGGTTACAAG GGTCCTGAACAAAATGCATTGGGGAACTTGTTGGTGTTGTTTCTC